The nucleotide window GGTCAGGTTATTCTActgcaaatattttttactttcttttctaggCTTGTGAGAAGGTTGGCATGCAGATTCCTCGATTCTGTTATCACGAAAGGTTGTCTGTTGCTGGAAACTGCAGGATGTGCCTTGTTGAAATTGAGAAAGCTCCTAAGGTACTTAATACCTAAAATTACACACCATGCTGTAGAAGGTAGAAAACTTTAAATTATGTAgcaaactttatttaaaatcagTATCGTTGTAACCAAGAGTCTGGTCCTGTTTACTTCtatctataaatttattttctgtgtgattgattctcttcatttcacaacTGGAAACACATTGAAGAAAGTACTTTATAAGTGCAAGTCCTATATAATTGTAATGTTTAGAAATTAAAGAGATCTTCTTAGAGCAGTCAGTATTTCCAAATGACTGTATGACACACATTGGAAGTGCTTATACTGTGCCATTTTTCACTAGAGAAAAGGCTTGCAGTGAAAAGGTTCACTTTCAATTTAACTCTGTTTTGGCTTATGCAGTTTTAGTTCAGTAGTGCCTGCTCATCAAAACAGTTATTTGATGTTTGGTTTCAGAGCCTCTTATTAAAACATcatattaattattataataaaattaagatgatgtcttatttttaagagaaatgtAAAGTGCCAGACTATCATAAATATGAAAACTAAAAAACTCAGTCTTCAAAAATATTCTGCTCTTTGCttgttttcaaatatatgatttaatatttttatatattggatTACTtataattacaaataaaatttgtatAATTACAAATACTTAGAGATTTCTCCATTGAAATTCCAGGTTGTAGCTGCTTGTGCCATGCCAGTAATGAAAGGTTGGAATATCCTGACAAACTCTGAGAAAACTAAGAAAGCCAGGTACTTTATTGTTAACTCAGCATAGTTACTTTTCTTGGCAGAAAATTGCACATCTCAAAATGTAGACCTTCCTATAGATGAGAAATTCAGTATCAGACTCTGAAGAAGTTGTGCTTGGCTTCTAGCAGCAGTTGGAAGTAAGTACACATAGAGGAGGTGAAGTCAGGTGTTTATGTTTTTGAGTCTGTGCTGGAATCAGCATTAAAAACCCTTGTTTAGAACTTTGCTCAGCTTATGATGGCAGTGGGTCTGGGGCTTACTGATCTGAGATTATTGCAGTGATATTGTACTGTACTGGCACTGAtcatgtttgtttttgctttgcgtTCATGTTTTTCTGAATTAATGCCTGAGTTTTCTGAGGCCTATTCAGCAACTTTTGATAATTCTGTGTTGTTAAAACTCATAATTTTCTAGGTTCTCCAATGATATTTTATTCCAgattcataaacatttttaaaattatgtatttaataaTACTTTTATGATAGTTAACAGTGGTGTTTCTGATAGTAAATATAAAATCCATACTAACTGAATGAGAACATACACTTACACTTGTCACGGTTATTTAAATACCCTGTATGTAAACCATTTTGAATGCCAGCAATTTACTTAAGTTTATATATTACAGAGAAGGTGTGATGGAGTTCTTACTAGCAAATCACCCACTGGACTGTCCTATTTGTGACCAGGGAGGTGAATGTGATCTGCAGGTGTGTAGTCTTAATTTCTTAATTCTTTTGGTTGTCTCAGGTTTTACTTTAGTTAGCAAAATTAGGTTGACTCTTTTGTAATCTACTTAAGGACCAGTCCATGATGTTTGGAAGTGATAGGAGCCGGTTTTTAGAGGGGAAACGTGCTGTGGAGGACAAGAACATTGGGCCATTGGTAAAAACCATTATGACTAGATGTATACAGTGTACTCGCTGCATCAGGtaattatttttctgtctcttgGAATATCATTTGTATTCTTAGCTCTAATATTCACAGAACTTGGTGGAATAATAACACTGGAAACGATAGCGACTTTTATTTGGTGGAAAAGAGGCATGTTGTATTGGTTGCTTTTTACATAAGCCAATAGAGTGAATTAATAGCAACTTCAGTtggatttaaaaatcagaatctaCAAGCATTAACTTTGTGATAACTTGTTGAGCTGTACACACGATTTGTACAACTTTCTGTATGTGTGTTATACCTCAGATGCCAGCATTTATTATCAATTTTTATTCAGGGACTGTACTTAACATTGAAAACAACTTTCTTAGTGTTTTGAAAATCATTATCTTTGCAATAATAAGAAAGGAGGTAATTTTGCGGCTTTGACCAGTTGTTTGGTGCATTTTTATCCTGTAGGTTTGCAAGTGAGATTGCAGGAGTGGATGATTTGGGAACTACAGGCAGAGGAAACGATATGCAAGTTGGCACATACATTGAAAAGATGTTCATGTCTGAACTTTCTGGCAATATCATTGACATCTGCCCTGTAGGTGCCCTGACCTCTAAGCCCTATGCCTTTACCGCTCGGCCTTGGGAAACAAGGTATTTATCATTGTATTTTTTGTCCTTTACTTcaatactgttaaaaaaaatttaagattcaTTTTCTTCCTGAGTTCTAATTGTTTTGGTCTGCTAAGTTTTTGTTTGCTTAAAGTAAAACCCTTTTACTGGAATGTAGGTTGTTAGATAGATAGGATGAGCCTGTGCAAGTCAATTGTTGTTTCCTTGGAAATTAATTCCAGAGTACTTAATCACAAAATTATTTacttcttccaaagagtaagattgtgttgattttttaaaatttatagtttCCTCTCATTGTATATTAAACTTTCAACCATGTATACatatcatatattatttaatCAGTTCTTATTAGACCTttagtttatttctatttctgtataaTTACAAATCtatgataaatatatttacattttctctGATTCTCTGATTCTTCCGATTAAACTAAGAAATTAAATAGATCATTGAAATAAATTTGAATACTTTTCGGGTTCTAGAAACATATTAAATTGCCCTCTAATTTTAAACTCCTACCAGAGTATATCGGAGCACCTTAAAATTCCAGGCTTTGAACcatgtatttatgtataaaaaAAGACAGTACATAACTGAAAAGTTTAAGTAGAGAGTTTTTTCTCCTCTCCATAATACATATGATGGTACATTTAATGTGCTATAGGTCTCTGagacccccactccagtactctcgccatggaaaatcccatggacggaggagcctggtaggctgcagtccatggggtcactaagagtcgaacatgactgagggacttcacttatacttttcactttcatgcattgaagaaggaaatggcaacccactccagtgttcttgcctggagaatcccagggactggggagcctggtgggctgccgtctgtggggttgcacagagtcgaacacgactgaagtgacttagcagcagcagcaggtctctgAGACACTATTCAttattcttaaaacatttttctctttgttcttcagaTTGGATGGATTCTGTTGACTTATATCAAGTTCATTCTTTTACCATCCCAAATCTTCTATTGAACTGCTACAGTCAGCTTTTTATTACAGTTACACTTTCCAActccagaatttctgtttctttttttttttttttaatttttctgtcctCACTGGGAATCTTCACTTGTTGATTCATGGTTTTATATTtccctttaatctttttttttaatagttatttttatttatttatttggctgtgccaggtcttagttgtggcatgcaggatctttagttgtggcatgtgagatctaaagttccctgaccagggattgaacccaggtcccctgcattgggagctcagagtcttaaccactgcaccacgaAGGAagttcttctctttcatctttaaACATGACTTTCCTTCTTTCATTGAACACTTtaatattcttgtttttatttttaagcagggCTTCTTAGGAGTTGCTTCTCTGTCTGTAGTCAGATAATGATCATGCTCAAATTCTTTGAGCCAGTAAAGCTTCCATCCTCTGCCAGTGGATCTGTGTGTGGATTGTTGttcctgtttagttgctaagttgtgtctgactctttagggaccccatagactatagcccgtcaggctcctctgtccatggaatttcccaggcaagaatatgggcaagagtggtttgccatttccttctccatgggatctttctgacccaggaattgaacctgcatctcctgcattgcaggcaggttcttttaccactgagtcatgtgGGTTGCCCTTGTGTGTGGATAGAAAAGCATATTCAGAGTTCAGGCCGTTTTCAAGTCTGCCCAACTTGCTGTTTGCATTAGGTCTTTTGGGTCTCTGTGttgtccaggagagagtgaataGCCTGGCCTGTCTGGTCACATTTGTGCAGGCTCCACTAGGAATGCTTACcctgactgtgactgcagcctcaTGCTAGTAGGTCCTTGACGCTCCTCAGCTCAGTGACCTCCAAGGTATCACTTACGCAGACAACTTTTCCCATTTCTCCAAATCAAGTGAGTCTTTTTCTGCAAGAAAAAATCCCCTATCTTCATAGCCTGCCCCATCCTACCAGAACCTCCAGTTCAGGGTGGTGAGAAGGGCAATAAGAACAGTGTCAAGCCAGAACACCACTGGTTTCCACGTTCTTTCTGGAAGTTCAGCAGTTTCTCTAAACATAAAACCTTCAcatgatgtttttgcttttgttagctCTCCAGAGAGTTGAGTTGGttatttttgtcagttttgtctagctttatttttgcttttggagGGAGGATTTGTCAAGATCCTTAATCAGCCATAccccaaaatttatttattttgatagtCAAGTTTTCACAGTTTGGCTATTTACAGCCTTTCCAGCTGGCTTCTGTCTCAGATTACTAGATAACTGTTTTGGATAACTCGCTTCTGTTTTTGTGTTATGGTCTGCTCAAatatgagagtgtgtgtgtatatatgtaaggAAAGGAAAGTATATGTAAAGTTTTTTGATTTTGGTAAACCAGGTAACAGAAACCTTGTCCGTTTATTCTCAAAATCAACTattaaatatatgtgtttattttcttagaaaGACAGAATCCATTGATGTAATGGATGCAGTTGGAAGTAATATTGTGGTCAGCACAAGAACTGGAGAGGTAATGAGGATTTTGCCAAGGATGCATGAGGACATCAATGAGGAGTGGATCTCTGATAAAACCAGGTATGtgctgtgtttttttcctttaacttttgcAGTTgatttaaaggaaattttataataattttcattttaagaaacagTCTTTTATATTTGCAAATTACTATTTATAGACTATTGAAATCTAGATGGTTAGGATATATAGTGAATTGGACAAAACTGACAATAATAATCCTAGGTATATTACTGGCTTTCATATTTACTGGTTTTCATAttcagaaatatctttttttctcctAGATGGAGAAATTGAAGTAAATTAAGATACTTAATCTATTTCAGTTTGTCTCTTTTTCATTGGAGAATAGAAGCTAAATATAAGTTTGAGTTTGTATAACAtaattttgatgaaatatctAGAGATACTCAGGTTTTATAAATGATTTGGCTTTCTCAGCTACCAAACGTATTGTAATTTTAAGTTTCTTAGGGTAGCTGAAAATAAATGATAAGAACTCAGACATTTTAGGTGGCATTTGAGTTTCAGATAATGTTTGTGAAATATTATCTCCAAAGAAATCTGGAATAATTATTTGTATCCATGTATTTATTGTTCTGTTTTACTTTTAACCAACACTgtatttaaataacatttcttttagattttaaatttgaaaatagttGCCTTTTTAGAAAGATTCCACAAATGCTGTAATTTCTATTATCTAGATTTGCCTATGATGGGCTAAAACGTCAAAGACTTACCGAACCGATGGTCAGAAATGAAAAGGGACTTTTAACACATACCACCTGGGAGGATGCACTCTCTCGTGTAGCTGGAATGGTAAACAATTGAAATATAGAATAACTGTATTTGTGGTTTCCAAGACGCATCTTTTTTTgttggctgtgccagatcttcATTATGGCACACAGGGTCTtctgtctttgttgcagcatgtgggctcttgagttgtggcatgtgggatctagttccctgaccagggattgaacccaggccccctgcattgggagcacagggtcttagacactggaccaccagcaaagtcccacaGGGAACATCTTTCTAATGAAGAGGGGTTATTGTTTCTCTTCAATTGTTTCCTCTTACCaggattcagtttagttcagttcagtcgctcagtcgtatccgactcttcgcgacctcatgaattgcagcacgccaggcctccctatccatcaccaactcccggagttcactcagactcacgtctatcaagtcagtgatgccatccagccatctcatcctctgtcgtccccttctcctcctgctcccaatccctcccagcatcagagtcttttccagtgagtcaactcttcgcatgaggtagccgaagtactggagtttcagcttcagcatcattccctccaaagaaatcccagggctgatctccttcagaatggactggttggatctccttgcagtccaagggactctcaagagtcttttccaacaccacagttcaaaagcatcaattcttcggcgctcagctttcttcaccatctaactctcgcatccatacattactgctggaaaaaccatagccttgactagatggacctttgttggcaaagtaatgtctctgcttttcaatatactatctaggttggtcataacttttccaaggagtaagcgtcttttaatttcatggctgcagtcaccatctgcagtgattttggagcccaaaaaagtaaagtctgacactgtttccccatctatttcccatgaagtgatgggaccagatgccatgctcttcgttttctgaatgttgagctttaagccaactttttcactctcctctttcactttcatcaagaagcgctttagttcctcttcactttctgccataagggtggtgtcatctgcatgtctgaggttattgatatttctactggcaatcttgattccagcttgtgcttcgtccagcccagcatttctcatgatgtactctgcatataagttaaataagcagggtgacaatataaagccttgacgtactccttttcctatttggaacctgtcttttgttccatgtccagttcttgcttcctgacctgcatataggtttctcaagaggtaggtcaggtgctcgatctctttcagaattttccacagtttattgtgatccacacattacCAGAATTACCTTCCatttaacaagcatttattgagagcCATCTGACGTCATGCTAGATGTAGGGATATAAAGATCAGTAGCACATGGTTCCTGCTTCCACAGTCATTTAGTAGGCAATTATTGTATGCTGCTTTGGGTAGTCATGCAGAAGATGATATATGAAAGAGCGCATTGGAGGGATGCCTACCAGGGCTACCATATTACCTAGGTAAGATGACttctttgtttagttgctaagtcatatctgactctttgcaacctcatggactctggactcccccaggctcctctgtctgcaggattttccaggcaataatgctggagtgggttgccatttccgtctccagaggatctacctgacccagggtcaTAACCCAAGccccccacattggcaggcagactctttaccactgaaccacctaggaagtcctGATCCTACTTTACTGGGTTTCTAATCAGAGCCTAGCCTACCCGAGAGAAGTGAAATACCTAACCTCAGCCACCTCTTGCAGTCCTATACCATGTCGGGGAGGGAATGAGAGAAACTGATAGTTCACTGCCCACTGGCACAGGCTCATTGAGAGACTAAAACCTAATCATAGGACTAGAAAATACTTTCCCTGCCCACTCAACCTCACCACCATATTTACTTAACACCTGTTACCTCAGTTCCTTTTACCCAGTACCTCACATTCATTTTTGAGCAATGACTTTCAAGGCGTACTGAAAGGTAAAAACACAGCTTGCAGAGACTGAACAAGCATTAGACCCAGAGTCATCTGTGACAAGACTACTGGATGTATCAGACCAggtattttttaaactatgactAAAATGTTAAAGACTATATTGGAAAGAGAAGACCGCATACAAAAATGGATGAACAGTGttagcagagaaatggaaattctaagaaaaaacaaaagacaaatgcTAGGGATCAAAAACACTACCAGGAATGAAGAATGCATTTGATGGTCTCTTTAGTAGATGAGCCAATAATAGGCTTGCCAGAGCAAGATACATAAAGGGCTTGAAGGAATGACAGATGCTTCAGAAGATTGTATTTAACTATATAACTCCGAAGTCTTCATCTTCCAGAGCTCATTTTGAGGCCTTTTGTTcctaatttaaaagaaacaacTTTATTATAAGCAGATGTTGTTATCCTTGGCCCCACATACACTTTTCTGCTTCTCACTTTCAGACTAATAATTAGTGTGAAAAGCTTTTTTGTAAGAagtttgttgcttttattttacttgaaaatgacgttattgttttgttttctgaatgagtCATTGTGGTCTTTTTCTGAACGAAGATTTCTTGGTGATAGCCTTTTCATCCATTTCTAGTTGCAGAGTTGTCAAGGCAACGATGTGGCAGCAGTTGCAGGTGGCTTGGTGGATGCTGAAGCCCTCATAGCTCTCAAAGATTTACTTAATAGAGTGGATTCTGACACCCTGTGCACTGAAGAGGTCTTCCCCACTGCAGGAGCTGGGTGAGAAATTTGAGGCTAGGATCtaggtgttttgttttctttttctttttttctttctctttataggTTGTGTTTAAATCAACACGTCTGTGGCATCAGTGACTTATATGTGACAGCTTGGATACTCCAACATACCTACTGGTTATTTTCACATATAGACCAAAGTCAAACCAGGAGCTATTAGAAAAtctaattattaataagtatttgAACTTTTGATGCAGTTTAAGACTACTTCCAAAATTTTTTTGTCAGGCAGTGAGCCATGGGTTTAATGACAGAGTATTTTGTGGATTGTCAGTCtgtattaattttaaagtaaacttggattttatattttatgtttctagCACAGATCTACGTTCCAATTATCTTCTTAATACTACAATCGCTGGTGTCGAGGAGGCAGATATTGTCCTTCTGGTTGGTACAAATCCACGTTTTGAGGCACCACTATTTAATGCTAGAATTCGAAAGAGGTTAGTGATAATATTCtgggttttaaaaacatttacatgataatttgtttttatatgaaaaataactgTCTTAGCTGATTCCTAATACTGGGAGTGAGATTCCAAAAGATAATTGAAGGACAGTTTCTAACAGCTCCATTTCCCACTTCTTCCCTGctgctcatttttttaatctttttaatttgaaataactcaactttGTTTATCCATGTTTGTGTAGTATTCACCCAGATTAATCAGTgctaatgtttatatttttttattttctctccatcTATATATTTGTGTGAACATAATCATTTGAAAATAGGTTGTATACATGATGCCCTTTTAATCCCAAACTAAATGTGTGGGTTTCCTAAGGACAAGGACATTCTCCATTTAagaatttgattttttatttaatcAAGAATTTAGTATTGATATAGTATTATTATCTATTTGTGCTTAAATTTCACTGaattttttccataattttttgcattttgacatttttttttgaagattacaGGCCAGTTATTTTGTAAAATGCCTCTCTATCTTTTTATATCTTAGAGACTTGTAATAGCTCAACCATATAGTTGATTGTCTAAACTGGGACAATGTTGAGAGTAGAAAGGAGATTTATTATTCCAGGGTGACAGATAAAAACCCCTGCTGTCTTTGACAAACCAGAATATATGGTCAccacatttattaatatttttggagGAGCTGGATCCATACTTCCTTGTCAGTAGACAATAAATATGAATGATGTAGTTTGTTTTTTATGAACTTTTATTTAAATGATCTTAACAGATAATTAGGACTCTGATGTGTAAATATGGCAAAATAAAAACGTCACTTATTCTAAAATTAAAGTCTTTGTCTATAGCTAGCTTAGAGTTAGCATTCTAACACAGCAAGTTAATTCATTGACTTTCCTTGGTGTGTGCAGACTTACCCTATTTTGCTATACTTTGCAGATATAGTCTGTTTTTTGCAAATTTAAAGTTTATGGCAGCTGTTGGTTGAGTAAGTCTTTCAGTgctatttttccaacagcattttctcactttgtgtctctgtgtcatattttgataactctcacaatatttcaaactcttTTAAATTATTACTACATTTTATTATGGTGATCTTTGATCGGTGGTCTTTGCTATTACTCTTGTAATTGTTTTGGGGCACCGTAGGCCATATCCATATAATATGGTGAATTTAATCAGTAGATGTTGGTTTGTTTTGATCACTCTGCCAACTGGCCATTCCTCCATGTCTGTCCCTCTTCTTGGGTCTCCTtattccctgagacacaacaGTGTGGAGTGTAGATCAATTAATAACCTACAGTGGCTtataagtgttcaagtgaaaggaagtctTGCACATCTTACTTTAAATCAAATGCTAGAAATAATTAAACTTATTGAAGGAGGTATATTGAAAGCATAGATAGGCCAAAAAACAGACCTCTTGTGCCAAACAATCATGTCATGAATGCAGAGGAAATTTAAAGTGCTACTCCATAGTGCGCAGTGcatgataagaaagcaaaacaaccTTATTACTAATGTGGATAAAGTTTGAGTGGTCTGGAGTGAAGATCAGACCAGCCATGACATTCCCtcaaagcctaatccagagcaaggccctaACTCTCTTCATTTCTAAAGGTGAAGAAGCTACAGAAGAGAAGTTAAAACTAGCAGAGGTTGGTTCATGAGATTTAGGGCAGGAAGCTGTCTCTCCATAGCATGAAGGTACAAGGTAAAGCAGCAAATGCTAGTTTAGAAACTGCAGCGAGTTACCCAGAGGTCTAGCTAAGATAATAAAGGTGGCTGCAGTGaacaacagattttcagtgtagaCGAAACAGCCTTTTATTGGAAAAATGTGCCACCTAGTACTTTTATAGCTAGAGAAGAGAAATCAGTGCCTGGCTTCAGAGCTTCAAAGGATAGGCTGTGTTAGGGGTTAATGCCCCTGGTGACTTTCAGTTGAAGCCAGTGCTCAActtaccattctgaaaatcctagcGTTCTTGAGAATTTTGTTAAACCTGTTCTGCTTGTGCTtgataaatggaacaacaaagcctcgttgacagcacatctgtttgcttatggtttactgaatattttaagcctgttgttgagacctactgctcagGAAAAAAGATTTAAGATACTGCTAATTGATAATTGTACCTGATCACCCAAAAACTCTGATGAAGATATACAATGAGATTAATCTTGTTTTGTGCCTGCTGACACAGCATCCATTCTGCAGCTCATGGATTAAGGAGTAATTCAattttcaagtcttattatttgagaaatacttattcagaaggctgtcagttcagttgctcagtcgtgtccgactctttgcgaccccatgaatcgcagcacaccaggcctccctgtccatcaccaactcccggagttcactcagactcacgtccatcgagtccgtgatgccatccagccatctcatcctctgtcgtccccttttcctcctgcccccaatccctcccagcatcagagtcttttccaatgagtcaactcttcgcatgaggtagctgCCATATATAGGATTCTACTGATGGATTTAggcaaaataaattgaaaaccttctggaaaggattcactaTGCTAGATACCATTAAGAACATTGAGTCTTGGGAAGAGGTCAAGATATCAGTGTTAAaaaggagtttggaagaagttgattccaaccTTCCTGGATGACTTTAAGAGGCTTCAGTTGAAGTACCTTCAAATATGGTGGAAATAGAGAGCTAGAGTTATTATAACTGAAGTCTGAAGATGTGACTAAATTGCTGTgatctcatgataaaactttaaTGGATGAGGAGTTGCTTCTTAAGGATAAGCAAAAAGAAACTTGTTTCTTGATATAGGATCTGCTCCTGGTAGAGATTCTATAAAGAAATTGTAGAAATAGCAACAGTGGATTTAGAATGTGACATACACTTAACCTGATAAAGCCGCAGCTGGATTAGAGAG belongs to Capra hircus breed San Clemente chromosome 2, ASM170441v1, whole genome shotgun sequence and includes:
- the NDUFS1 gene encoding NADH-ubiquinone oxidoreductase 75 kDa subunit, mitochondrial, with protein sequence MLRIPVRKALVGLSKSSKGCVRTTATAASNLIEVFVDGQSVMVEPGTTVLQACEKVGMQIPRFCYHERLSVAGNCRMCLVEIEKAPKVVAACAMPVMKGWNILTNSEKTKKAREGVMEFLLANHPLDCPICDQGGECDLQDQSMMFGSDRSRFLEGKRAVEDKNIGPLVKTIMTRCIQCTRCIRFASEIAGVDDLGTTGRGNDMQVGTYIEKMFMSELSGNIIDICPVGALTSKPYAFTARPWETRKTESIDVMDAVGSNIVVSTRTGEVMRILPRMHEDINEEWISDKTRFAYDGLKRQRLTEPMVRNEKGLLTHTTWEDALSRVAGMLQSCQGNDVAAVAGGLVDAEALIALKDLLNRVDSDTLCTEEVFPTAGAGTDLRSNYLLNTTIAGVEEADIVLLVGTNPRFEAPLFNARIRKSWLHNDLKVALIGSPVDLTYRYDHLGDSPKILQDIASGSHPFSQVLQEAKKPMVVLGSSALQRNDGAAILAAVSNIAQKIRTSSGVTGDWKVMNILHRIASQVAALDLGYKPGVEAIRKNPPKMLFLLGADGGCVTRQDLPKDCFIVYQGHHGDVGAPIADVILPGAAYTEKSATYVNTEGRAQQTKVAVTPPGLAREDWKIIRALSEIAGMTLPYDTLDQVRNRLEEVSPNLVRYDDVEGANYFQQASELSKLVNQQLLADPLVPPQLTIKDFYMTDSISRASQTMAKCVKAVTEGAHAVEEPSIC